tctttgtcTTCTATTACTTTGTTATAacaataaaagtattttttatttaaaaatgttaataatttaatttataaatttattattttcttgtatttaatgaccataattaaatttaacttatttacaataatttattttaattaatatatatatgcattttaTGAAACTAAAAAGCAGCATAGGTGTAGTGGCAAGGGCCTTAAACAGGGTTAAAGTCCTGATAGTATGCTTTTGGGgtgatttttcatatctttGTGAAAATGAATCCCACACTGATGCTATATTTAATAAGGGACGCTCCCTGTACGCGCACACTTGGGGGCTTGGATTGGGCTCCAACAGAATGCGCTGGAGGCTTCATGCTTGGATACATCTTTTTGGATACTTGGCTAGAAagttaaaaagattataaaatcTATCTTAAGTACTTGAATTTGTTGTCGGAATTTTCTTAAGTCAATCCTATTGCCCAGGCTTTTTCACTGGAAAACTGTTCTCAACCAACCACAAAAACAATCTAAAGAGTTACATGAAATAGGAAAGTTGGGCCTTCagctaaaaattaaaagagtgGAGAATATTCTTGGAGCTTACAAACAAACTAGAAAGCACAAGTTTCAGCTCCACTCCCAGAAAAAAACTTTTGACATAACCACAATCTGTACTccaatttgttgtttttgatgAATAAAATGGTAACTAGAATTTAGAAATCAATGCAAGGTAGTGAAAGCAGAAAATCATCCAGCCACTCAAAGGGCATCCCAAGTATGGGTATCAGTACCAGTCTAGATTCTATAGCAACAATTATACAGTGTAGTTTGACTGTTtgagaatgatgaaatttaacTGATATGCAAAAAGATATATGAACATAGAATTCAAAATATGTAAGGCTGTGAAAATCACAAGAAGCTCTATGAACCAGATTAGAGTAATATATGGTATACCAACTTGCCCTCCTCAGTTATCAAACACTGGATTGGCTTCAAGCTCGTCTGCAAATTTTTCAAGGATGTCTTCCACAAGTGCCCCAAACTCATCCTTTTCTAGCTCCTCGTTATTCTTTTTGTCATCTACTGCCAAGAATACCTCGTTATAAACGGCTTCATGGGCTTCTGGTGGAGGCAAGCCCAACACTTTCCCATGTTTCTCAAGGAAATCCCTTATTAGTTTTGTATTCCCTGGTCCATCCTTTGCACGGTATTTTTCCAGCAATATCTGCTCTATGACATTGTTCAATTGTTGCTTATCACCCAAAAGCTGCATTATTTATCAAGAGATGGTTAgaatttagaaagaaaatataagtcttacagaaaaatacattttagaacaaattctcaaaatagcACGGAACTATAGCATACCTGAAGTTGAATTAAGAGGAGATTTAATCCCATTTAATTTAAGTACTATTGATAACAATCCCAATATTGAAACTATTGTTTGAATTACTTGCAAATTTCTCACattattccaaataattttaaaatgacaGAGTATGTTTCCTTTTTGCATTGCCTGCCTCAtccaaaatcattttgaaatttctggattataaataatattttccctaTTATTTACCAACTTTGAAATGGTGGACAAATTATCTGTAATGGAAAATACGAATTCCAAAATTGTCATCATCAGCCTGGTAAGGAGGATGGGGAAAAAGGTCagaaaaatgtaatattttgaaatagtaCCAAGTGTCAATAGGAATTCAAAGAATTATTGCCCTTTATTTTCCCATACAGCATGTGCaatttgagaatgatttttcCTTGTAAATActtatatgtaaggatatttATCAAAATGGAGAAAACAGGGAGATTAAACTACCTTTCTTAGCTTAGAACCATCACTGAACTTGATGTCCTGGATGACAACAACATGCTTTTCAGCAAGTGCTTCTGCCAGTTCTTGCAGAACAGGCTGGAGAAGTTCAGCAAATTGTGCTTGACCCAACACTTCATCCCCCTCAGCTCCGTGTTTCTTTAGGATGTCATTGAGCAGAGGAAATTCTGTTCAATCACACCTTCCATGTTATTCACTTCGTTTTATGAGGAAAATTTCTTTCTGAGAACAGACTTAAAGTTACATTATAGATTAGCATGTTGATGGTGAGCATTGGGGACCAAACTGTGTGTGTGCTCCAAATCTGGGAAGATAGGGACATTTGACAACAAAACTCAAGAAAATCCCATAACAAGGATTTCACTGAAGGTAAGGAAATCAGAAGGATACTATAAATCAAATAGAGTaccatgaaaaagaaatattaaaatcaatgtACTGATGCCCATAACGATTCAATACATTCTCATATTAACAAAATGCTCTTCAATCAGCAAAAGAGGACTGGAAGCcacaaaataagaagaaaattagCAGCTTCATCCCCAGAAATGCCTCAGGTCACTGAAAGTGGAATGGACATAATTCTAGGTCTCTTATGCAGACTAGATGTCGATGTAAAAGACTAAGGCATGAAaacaaat
Above is a genomic segment from Vitis riparia cultivar Riparia Gloire de Montpellier isolate 1030 chromosome 14, EGFV_Vit.rip_1.0, whole genome shotgun sequence containing:
- the LOC117930911 gene encoding uncharacterized protein LOC117930911, which translates into the protein MADEGLTIVDGEKLRFADLSLPESDVTFTGAQLLDVADSKVSSLLGGLSLPDTVKSSALKRLNVGDVINFRCAELDREEASSKFREYVIAIADELQDDPIVASVLDGNTLRLFLEDEDDFAMLAENLFTELDIEDTGKISKSEIRNALLHMGVEMGIPPFSEFPLLNDILKKHGAEGDEVLGQAQFAELLQPVLQELAEALAEKHVVVIQDIKFSDGSKLRKLLGDKQQLNNVIEQILLEKYRAKDGPGNTKLIRDFLEKHGKVLGLPPPEAHEAVYNEVFLAVDDKKNNEELEKDEFGALVEDILEKFADELEANPVFDN